In a genomic window of Elusimicrobiota bacterium:
- the atpC gene encoding ATP synthase F1 subunit epsilon — translation MKTIPVEIITPEKLVLKDEMESIVIPSYEGELGILPGHTHLLAQIQPGEISLTKNKETKYFVVSGGFAEVHPDKVEIFAETAELGEELDFERAKQALEKAKFQLKEGKDILPAGLAMRRALARLKVVERVQVQRKKRKI, via the coding sequence ATGAAAACAATACCTGTAGAAATAATCACACCAGAGAAACTTGTTTTAAAAGATGAAATGGAATCTATAGTAATTCCTTCTTACGAAGGTGAACTTGGGATCCTTCCCGGGCATACACACCTGCTGGCGCAGATCCAGCCGGGGGAAATAAGCCTTACTAAAAATAAGGAAACAAAATATTTTGTCGTTTCCGGCGGTTTTGCGGAAGTTCACCCAGATAAGGTAGAGATTTTTGCCGAGACAGCCGAACTGGGCGAGGAATTGGATTTTGAAAGAGCCAAGCAGGCCCTTGAAAAAGCAAAATTCCAGTTAAAAGAAGGCAAAGATATTTTGCCCGCCGGTTTGGCTATGCGCAGGGCTCTTGCACGGCTGAAGGTTGTTGAACGGGTCCAGGTCCAGCGGAAAAAACGTAAAATCTAA
- a CDS encoding response regulator: protein MNYESINNGADAVSLLRKCNFDVVVTDLSMPIMSGEDLLTVIKNRKRNSC from the coding sequence ATGAACTACGAATCCATTAACAACGGGGCTGACGCGGTCTCTTTGCTGAGAAAGTGCAATTTTGACGTAGTAGTCACAGACCTCTCAATGCCGATAATGTCAGGCGAAGATCTGCTGACCGTAATTAAAAACCGCAAAAGAAATTCTTGTTAA
- the nadX gene encoding aspartate dehydrogenase, whose translation MKISLIGCGTIGKEIALAFEKKTINGTLTALYDFIPKKSDELKSILKNNSPIIAKNIQEAVNVSDFIIECASQNAVDQISKLAFVQKKDIFILSVGALIAFPNILKSAQKHNCKVYFPSGAIAGLDAIRGAKLSKITSAVLVTRKPPEALGLKLKTEKIIFNGTAKEAIKKYPANINVAAALSLAGIGAEKTKVRIIADPKVKRNTHEIEVLSASGRIFTRTENLPSPGNPKTSYLASLAAISYLQEILK comes from the coding sequence CATCGGGAAAGAAATCGCTCTTGCTTTTGAAAAGAAAACAATAAACGGCACGCTGACAGCCCTTTATGATTTTATCCCAAAAAAATCTGATGAACTTAAAAGTATTTTAAAAAACAATTCCCCGATTATTGCAAAGAATATCCAGGAAGCTGTAAACGTTTCTGATTTTATTATTGAATGCGCCAGCCAAAATGCAGTTGACCAAATTTCAAAGTTAGCTTTTGTTCAAAAAAAAGATATTTTTATTTTAAGCGTAGGCGCCTTAATTGCATTCCCTAACATTCTTAAATCAGCGCAAAAACATAATTGCAAAGTTTATTTCCCATCCGGTGCGATAGCCGGGCTGGATGCAATCAGAGGCGCAAAACTGAGCAAAATAACAAGCGCTGTCCTAGTCACAAGAAAACCGCCTGAAGCACTGGGCTTAAAACTTAAAACTGAAAAAATTATTTTTAACGGTACAGCTAAAGAAGCAATAAAAAAATATCCGGCTAATATCAACGTCGCGGCGGCATTATCCTTGGCAGGGATAGGCGCAGAAAAAACTAAAGTGAGGATTATTGCTGACCCAAAAGTAAAAAGAAACACGCATGAAATCGAAGTACTGAGCGCTTCAGGCAGGATTTTTACAAGAACTGAAAATCTGCCTTCACCCGGCAACCCTAAAACAAGCTATCTGGCAAGCCTGGCGGCAATTTCCTATTTACAAGAGATTTTAAAATGA